A window from Rhea pennata isolate bPtePen1 chromosome 1, bPtePen1.pri, whole genome shotgun sequence encodes these proteins:
- the MB gene encoding myoglobin — MGLSDQEWQHVLTIWGKVETDIAGHGHAVLMRLFHDHPETLERFEKFKGLTTPDQMKASEDLKKHGVTVLTQLGKILKQKGNHEAELKPLAQSHATKHKIPVKYLEFICEVIIKIIAEKHAADFGADSQAAMKKALELFRHDMASKYKEFGFQG, encoded by the exons ATGGGACTCAGCGATCAGGAATGGCAGCATGTTCTGACCATCTGGGGAAAGGTGGAGACTGACATCGCAGGCCATGGGCATGCAGTTTTAATGAG ACTTTTTCATGACCATCCTGAGACCTTGGAACGCTTTGAAAAGTTCAAAGGTCTGACAACCCCTGATCAGATGAAGGCCTCTGAAGATCTGAAGAAGCATGGAGTTACTGTCCTTACCCAGCTGGGCAAAATTCTGAAGCAGAAGGGTAATCATGAGGCAGAGCTGAAACCCCTGGCTCAATCCCATGCCACCAAGCACAAAATACCTGTCAAATATCTGGAG TTCATTTGTGAAGTCATTATCAAGATCATTGCTGAAAAGCACGCTGCAGACTTTGGGGCTGATTCCCAGGCTGCGATGAAGAAGGCCCTGGAGCTGTTCCGACACGACATGGCCAGCAAGTACAAGGAGTTCGGTTTCCAGGGTTAG